CGATGCCCTGGTAGCCGGTGCATCGGCAGAAATTGCCGGATAGGGCTTCGCGTATCTGGTCGTCGGTGGGCTGGGGATTGTCGTTCAGCAACGCGGTAATCGACATGACGAACCCCGGGGTGCAAAAGCCGCATTGCAGTCCATGGCACTCCCGCAGGGCCGACTGCACCGGTGAAAGCTCGCCGCTGGCTGATGCGACACCCTCCACCGTCGTCACCTCCCTGCCGTCGGCCTGGACCGCGAACAGCAGGCACGAGCGCACGGCAGCACCGTCCAGCAACACCGTGCACGCGCCGCAGGCACCGTGCTCGCACCCGAGATGAGTGCCCGTGAGTCCGCACTTGTCACGCAGGAAGTCCGCCAACGTCATCCGCGGCTCAACGCTGGCGGCGACGGAATTTCCGTTTACCGAGAACTGGACTGATCGCTCATGCATAACTGGCTCCGGCGTTTGCTTGCTGGGCTGCTTGGGTCCAGGCGCGTGCCGTCATGGCGGCACCCACCCGGCTGCGGTACGACGCCGACCCCTGCAGGTCCGACGGAATGTCGTCGAGTTCCGACATGGCCGCCCGGCCGATCTCTTCGGGTATCACGTCGCGCAGCGGCATGCCGGTGACCGCTGTTTCGGCCGCCGTCGCACGCTTGGGCGTGGCGCCCAGGCCCAGCAACCCGATCGCGCATCGCGACACCCGGTCATGGTCATCGAGCCGCACCCCGACGACTGCTCCGGCGATCGCGAAATCGCCTTGCCGGCGCGCAAATTCGCGTACCGCAAAGCCGGATCGGCCATTCCACACCGGAAACCGGACGCCGGTGAGCACCTCGTCGGGCTCCATGGTGGTTTCCCACAGGCCGGCGAAGAAGTCCGCCGCGGCGACCTCGCGTCGCCCTCGCGGCGAAAGCACCTCGAGCACCGCGTCCAGGGCCAGCGCCACCGCCGGGTATTCACCGGCGGCATCGGCATGCGCGATCGATCCGCCCAGGGTGCCGCGGTTGCGGATCTGGAAGTGCCCGACGAACGGCGTCGCTAAGTTCAGCAACGGAACCGATTGGCGCACTTGCGCATCGGCGCCAACTACGGCTTCGGTGGTTCCCGCTCCGATCCACAGTTGGTCGCCGCGGGCTTCGATACCGTGCAGTTGGGGCAGCCGGGATATGTCGATGAGATGATCGAAGTAGGCCAGCCGCATCGACAACATCGGCACCAGACTTTGGCCTCCGGCAAGGATTTTCGCATCTTCGCCGAGTTCGGCCAGCAGGCTTACAGCCGCTTCGACGGTGTCGGGGCGGTGGTAGTTGAATGCTGCCGGCTTCACCGCGACGCTCCTTCCAGTAGCGAGACGATCGACGCCGGACTGGCCGGCAAATGGGTTATGGTCACGCCCAGCGGCGCCAGGGCATCGTTGATCGCGTTGATCACAGCGGGCACCGAGCCGATTGCCCCGCCTTCGCCCACACCCTTGTATCCGCCCGGGCCCGGGCCCGGGATCTCGACGTGGCCGTATTCGATCAGCGGCACCTCGGTGGCGGTCGGCAGCAGATAGTCGACGAATGTTGTGGCCAGGGGGTTGCCGTCGTCGTCGTAGACGAGGCTTTCCAGCAGTGCACCGCCGATGCCCTGTACCGTTCCGCCGGCGATCTGTCCTTCCACGATCGCCGGGTTGATCATCGGCCCGACGTCTTCGCTGACGATGTAGCGCAGCAGCGTGACTTTGCCGGTCTCGGTGTCGACTTCGCAGGTGCAGGCGTGGGTCGCGTTGGCCCAGTGAATCGGGTTGGGCGAGTTGAACCGAGCGGTCGCCTCCAAATTGGGCGACATTCCCGCGGGCAACTGCTGCGGTGAGTAGTAGGCCACGTCAGCCAGTTCGCCGAAAGTCACCTGCCTGGATGGATCGCCGCGTACGGCGGCGCGCGAATGGGCCAGTTCCACTTCTGATTCGGCCACCTTCAGGCGATGTGCGGCCAGCTTGACGATCTTTTCGCGCAGCATGGTCCCCGCCTCGCTGACGGCCCCGGCGGTCATCGGTCCGCTACGGCTGCCCTGGGTCCCGGCCCCGTACGGCGTGGTCGCGGTGTCGCCCTGGACGGTGCCCACGTCGTCGAAATCCGCCCCCAGCACGTCGGCGGTCAGCTGAATGACCGTGGTTTCCAAGCTGTTTCCGCTCGAGCCGCCGTTGACGTAGACCGTGAACTTGCCGGTCGGTTCCATCCGGATGGTGGCGCCCTCGGTAGCCATGTGACCGGTAGCAGCGCCCGTGGCCTCGATGTAGGCCGAGAAGCCGAGGCCCAGGTAGCGCCCGTGCGTCAAGGCCTCGGCCTGTTCCTTGCGGAAACCCTCGTGGTCAACGATTTTCACGGCCTGTTCGAACGTCTCGATCGGAGCGACGTGGTCATAGGGCATGCCGTTGGGGTTGAAGTACGGCATCTCGTCACGGCGCAGCAGATTGCGGCGGCGCAGCTCGACGGGATCGATGTTCATCTTGCGCGCGGCGATGTCGAGAAGTACTTCGCGCGCGAGGCTTTCGAACTGCCATGGACCGCGGTAGGCCGCCAAGCCGGTGGTGTTGGAGAAGACCGTCTTGTAGTTGAAGCTGGCCTTGGGCACCCGGTACGGACCCGGGAAGAACATGCCGATGGCGGCCGTCGTCAACACCGGGTAAGGCGTCGGATAAGCCCCGATATCCTGGACGAAGTCGATGTCCGCGGCCGCGATGTTGCCCTCGTCGTCGAACGCCATCCTGGCCCTGCCGTCGACGTGACGCGCCTGCCCGGCCGACATCAGGTTCTCGCGCCTGTCCTCGATCCACTTCAGCGCCGCGGGCACCTTCCGGGCGGCCAGCATGATGCACATGTCTTCGCGCATCGGGAGGACCTTCTGGCCGAAGCCGCCGCCGGTGTCCCGCGCGATGACCCGAACCCGTTGTGCCGCAATGCCTAACAGGCGGGCACAGAACGCGCGCAGTTCGTGCGGAGTCTGGGTCGACGCCCAAACGGTCAGTTCTCCGGAAGCCGCCGCCCACTCGACCACCAGGCCGCGGGTCTCGATCGGCACGGGCAGGTAGATCTGCTGGTATAGGTGCTCTTCGACGACGTAAGGCGAAGTGGCGAAGATACTTTCATCCGGCGGCGCCCCGCCCATCCCGCCGGCCACGTTGTTCGGGTAGCTGTCGTGGACCAGCACATCGGCGGACTGCGCCCGCCTGAAGTCGACGACTGCCGGCAATGGCTCGTAGTCGACATCGACCAGTTCGAGCGCGTCCTCGGCCAGGTAGCGGTTCTCGGCGACGACCAAGGCAACCGGGTCGCCGACGAACTTCGCCTCGCCTTCGGCCAGCGGGGGCCGCGGCGTGTCCGGGACGTCTTTACCCGCGACGGCGTGCCAGGCCTCCCGGACATCCGCATTGAGGTCCGCGGCGGTGAACACCGCGTGGACGCCGGGCAGTGCCAGCGCTGCCGAGGCGTCGATGCTGTTGATCCGGGCCCGCGCGAACGGGCTGCGCACGAAACAGGCGTGCAGCATGCCGGGCCGCGAGATGTCGTCGACGAAGCTGCCGTGCCCGGTCAGCAGCCGGGCGTCTTCGACGCGCTGCACACGAGTGCCGGCGTAGCGGGGCGCCGGGGTAGCGCTGGTCCCCTGCAAGTCCTGAGTCATGGCGCTCCATCCGATGCCTCGGCGCTGGGCACAGCGCAGTCACGATTAGCGAGAAGGCCAGTGTCATAATATGAGAGCACGATTACCAGCGCGATAGGCACCTTCGGCCCGGGCATCGTCGGAGGCGGGCTCGCCGCCGGGCGCCGCGCGGCGCTACAGCTAGCGCGCGGCAGTTGGGAGGCGCCGGCTGCGCCGGCGCTGACGAGGGCGTAGCGGCCTACGCACCGATGCGCTCGCCGCGCCCCCGGGCCAAGCCGAATGCCGTCCCACGGTTCCCCTGTTCGATCTGATGGCTGCCCGCGCCGCCGTACGAGCGATTCATGAAGTGCGATGCCATCATGGGAGAGTGCACCTATCGCGGTGGAAAGTGACGGCGACGCGAAGCGGCGGCAGTGCGTGATCGCGTCGTCGGAGTCCTGCTGGCCGCGGGGGCGGGGCGGCGTTATGGAAAGCCAAAAGTCCTGGTAACAGGCTGGTTGGAGACAGCGGTGGCCGCGCTGCTGGGCGGTGGCTGTGCCGACGTCATTCTGGTGCTGGGCGCTGCCCAGGTCGCGGCCCCGCGAGGCGTCACCGCGATTACCGCCGCGGATTGGCAGCTGGGTGTGAGCGCGTCGGTTCGCGCCGGCCTCGCTCAGGCTGATCGCATGCAGGCGGACTTCGCCGTCGTGCACGTCGTCGATACACCCGATGTCGGCGCATCGGTGGTAAGGCGCGTTCTCACGCGGGCGCTGAGCTCCCGCGGTGGTCTGGCGCGGGCCTGCTTCGGAGAGCGGCCCGGCCATCCGGTGGTGATCGCACGCAGCCACTGGCCCGCAGTCCTGGCAGCGATGTCGGGCGACCAGGGTGCGGCGGCCTACTTACGCATCGCGCCCGATGTTGAGCTCGTCGATTGCAGCGACCTGGCCACCGGCGTCGACATCGATGAGCCGTCAGCCGGGTGACGTCGACTCGACGGTGTGCCGGGCAATGGCCAGGACACGGTGGCGCACCGCATACCAGCCGCCGATGAGGGCGGGAATTCCCACGACCATCGCGCCGAGCATCCAGGGACCGTGTTCTTTGTCGAACATCATCAGGACCAGCACGCCGGCCAGGAAAGCCAGCGTGAGATACCCGCTGTAAGGGGCCAGCGGCATCCGGAAGCTCGGCCGTTGCAGCTGCCCCGCGTTCGCCAGCCAGTGCAGCCGCAGCTGGCAGGCCACGATCGTCGCCCAGGCCACGATGACGCCGGTCGCGGCTATGTGCAATACGATTTCGAACGCTTGGCTCGGCTTTATGGCATTGAGCAGGATGCCGAACAGCCCAATCCCGGCGGTGAGCAAGATTCCGCCATATGGCACACCGTTTTTCGACATCGGCGCGGTGAACTTTGGACCGCTGCCGTTGATTGCCATCGACCTCAGAATCCGCCCGGTGGAATACAGTCCGGCGTTCAGACTCGAGAGAGCCGCGGTGAGCACCACGAGATTCATCAGGCTGCCGCCACCGGAAAAACCGATCTTGGAAAAAAACGTCACGAACGGACTCACGTGGTTTCGGTAGGCGGTGTAGGGCAGCAGCAGCGCCAGCAAAATCGTCGACCCGATGTAGAAGACCGCAATGCGGAATACCACCGAGTTGATCGCGCGGGGCATGATCCTTTCCGGGTCGGCGGCTTCCCCGGCTGCGATTCCGACCAATTCGACTGCGGCATAGGCGAATACCACGCCCGACGTGACCAGAACCAGCGGCAGCAAGCCCACCGGCAGCAGTCCGCCGTGGCTGTTCCACAGCGATATCCCGGTCTGCTGACCGTCGACCTTGAAACGGCCTGCCAGGAAAATCGTGCCCACGAAGAGGAAGGTCACCAGGGCCAACACCTTGATCAGCGCGGCCCAGAACTCCAATTCCCCGAAAAGTCGTACCGAGATCAGGTTCATTGACAAGACCACCACCAGCGCGACCAGCGCAAGTGTCCATTGCGGGATGACATGGAATGCGGGCCAGTAATGAAAGTAATGTGCGATCGCAGTGGTGTCGACGATTCCCGTCATCGCCCAGTTCAGGAAATACATCCAGCCCGCTACGAACGCCACCTTCTCGCCGAAGAATTCGCGGGCATAGGACACGAACGATCCAGACGACGGGCGGTGCAGCACCAGTTCGCCCAAGGCGCGCAAAATGAGAAAGACAAAGACGCCGCAGATCCCGTACACCAGAAACAGTCCCGGCCCGGCGGACGCGAGCCGGCCGCCGGCGCCGAGGAAAAGGCCGGTGCCGATGGCGCCACCGAGCGCGATCATCTGTAGCTGACGGTTCTTGAGATCCTTGTGATAACCCGTGTCTTCGCGGGTGAGCATGCTGGGAGGCGGTGCCATCGAATTCCTTATCGGCATGGCTTGCGCGGAAAAGCCGCGAGATTGGCTGTCAGGCTATCCCACCGTTGCCAGGTAATGCATGACACCTGGGGAACTAAGCGGCACGCGGATTTTTGCGGTGCGGTGGGGGCGTCGACTGTGAGGTGGGGACGTCGAGTGTGTGCTGGGGACGTCGAGTGTGAGCTAGGGATGGGCTGACCCGACGACTTCAACCCACAGTGCACGATCGAAACCCTCACCTCACACTCGACGCCGTCATCGCACACTCGCCGAACAAGTTGATGGATGAGACCTCATGTCTAGACGCCATATGTCTGACGCCGCGGCACCAGCGACAGGAGCTGTTCCAGCCGCATGGGCTGCCGTCCGTTGGAACACCGATCTGCTGCGGTTCGGCTCGTGAGCATTCCCGACGGCTAGACGCTCCGCCTTCGACAAGCCAGACGCATCCGCCAAGCAGTGCCAATAAGTGGAGTGGGCAAGTGGCCGCCGCACCCGGGAACAAGACGGTGGCACCCGCCGTTAACATGTTCAACAAGTTGAGTGAATTCGACTCAACCCTGTTTGACACCAAGTCCCCTTGGGAGCAGGCTTGAGCGGGGTTCACTCAGCATAGTGCAGTACAGAAGGTCTACCTACTCAGGAGGAATCACCATGGCTCGTGCGGTCGGAATCGACCTCGGGACCACCAACTCCGTCGTCTGCGTGCTGGAGGGTGGCGACCCCGTCGTGGTCGCCAACTCCGAGGGCTCACGGACCACTCCGTCTGTCGTCGCGTTTGCGCGCAACGGCGAGGTGCTGGTCGGCCAGCCCGCCAAGAACCAGGCGGTGACCAACGTCGACCGCACCGTGCGTTCGGTCAAGCGACACATGGGCTCCGACTGGTCCATCGAAATCGACGGCAAGAAATACACCGCGCCCGAGATCAGCGCGCGTGTCCTGATGAAGCTCAAGCGCGATGCGGAGGCCTACCTCGGTGAGGACATCACCGACGCGGTGATCACCGTGCCCGCCTACTTCAACGACGCCCAGCGCCAGGCCACCAAGGACGCCGGCCAGATCGCCGGCCTCAACGTGCTGCGCATCGTCAACGAGCCCACCGCGGCCGCGCTGGCCTACGGCCTGGACAAGGGCGAGAAGGAACAGACCATCCTCGTCTTCGACCTGGGCGGTGGCACCTTCGACGTCTCGCTGCTGGAGATCGGCGAGGGCGTGGTCGAGGTCCGGGCCACCAGTGGTGACAATCATCTCGGTGGTGACGACTGGGACGACCGCATCGTCAGCTGGCTGGTCGACAAGTTCAAGGGCACCAGCGGCATCGACCTGACCAAGGACAAGATGGCGATGCAGCGGCTGCGCGAGGCCGCCGAGAAGGCCAAGATCGAGCTGAGTTCGAGCCAGTCGACGTCGATCAACCTGCCCTACATCACCGTCGACGCCGACAAGAACCCGCTGTTCCTCGACGAGCAGCTGACCCGGGCAGAGTTCC
The nucleotide sequence above comes from Mycobacterium pseudokansasii. Encoded proteins:
- a CDS encoding (2Fe-2S)-binding protein, with the translated sequence MHERSVQFSVNGNSVAASVEPRMTLADFLRDKCGLTGTHLGCEHGACGACTVLLDGAAVRSCLLFAVQADGREVTTVEGVASASGELSPVQSALRECHGLQCGFCTPGFVMSITALLNDNPQPTDDQIREALSGNFCRCTGYQGIVAAARRAAEVMGHAEAEGASLR
- a CDS encoding FAD binding domain-containing protein, whose protein sequence is MKPAAFNYHRPDTVEAAVSLLAELGEDAKILAGGQSLVPMLSMRLAYFDHLIDISRLPQLHGIEARGDQLWIGAGTTEAVVGADAQVRQSVPLLNLATPFVGHFQIRNRGTLGGSIAHADAAGEYPAVALALDAVLEVLSPRGRREVAAADFFAGLWETTMEPDEVLTGVRFPVWNGRSGFAVREFARRQGDFAIAGAVVGVRLDDHDRVSRCAIGLLGLGATPKRATAAETAVTGMPLRDVIPEEIGRAAMSELDDIPSDLQGSASYRSRVGAAMTARAWTQAAQQANAGASYA
- a CDS encoding xanthine dehydrogenase family protein molybdopterin-binding subunit, whose translation is MTQDLQGTSATPAPRYAGTRVQRVEDARLLTGHGSFVDDISRPGMLHACFVRSPFARARINSIDASAALALPGVHAVFTAADLNADVREAWHAVAGKDVPDTPRPPLAEGEAKFVGDPVALVVAENRYLAEDALELVDVDYEPLPAVVDFRRAQSADVLVHDSYPNNVAGGMGGAPPDESIFATSPYVVEEHLYQQIYLPVPIETRGLVVEWAAASGELTVWASTQTPHELRAFCARLLGIAAQRVRVIARDTGGGFGQKVLPMREDMCIMLAARKVPAALKWIEDRRENLMSAGQARHVDGRARMAFDDEGNIAAADIDFVQDIGAYPTPYPVLTTAAIGMFFPGPYRVPKASFNYKTVFSNTTGLAAYRGPWQFESLAREVLLDIAARKMNIDPVELRRRNLLRRDEMPYFNPNGMPYDHVAPIETFEQAVKIVDHEGFRKEQAEALTHGRYLGLGFSAYIEATGAATGHMATEGATIRMEPTGKFTVYVNGGSSGNSLETTVIQLTADVLGADFDDVGTVQGDTATTPYGAGTQGSRSGPMTAGAVSEAGTMLREKIVKLAAHRLKVAESEVELAHSRAAVRGDPSRQVTFGELADVAYYSPQQLPAGMSPNLEATARFNSPNPIHWANATHACTCEVDTETGKVTLLRYIVSEDVGPMINPAIVEGQIAGGTVQGIGGALLESLVYDDDGNPLATTFVDYLLPTATEVPLIEYGHVEIPGPGPGGYKGVGEGGAIGSVPAVINAINDALAPLGVTITHLPASPASIVSLLEGASR
- a CDS encoding nucleotidyltransferase family protein, encoding MRDRVVGVLLAAGAGRRYGKPKVLVTGWLETAVAALLGGGCADVILVLGAAQVAAPRGVTAITAADWQLGVSASVRAGLAQADRMQADFAVVHVVDTPDVGASVVRRVLTRALSSRGGLARACFGERPGHPVVIARSHWPAVLAAMSGDQGAAAYLRIAPDVELVDCSDLATGVDIDEPSAG
- a CDS encoding amino acid permease codes for the protein MAPPPSMLTREDTGYHKDLKNRQLQMIALGGAIGTGLFLGAGGRLASAGPGLFLVYGICGVFVFLILRALGELVLHRPSSGSFVSYAREFFGEKVAFVAGWMYFLNWAMTGIVDTTAIAHYFHYWPAFHVIPQWTLALVALVVVLSMNLISVRLFGELEFWAALIKVLALVTFLFVGTIFLAGRFKVDGQQTGISLWNSHGGLLPVGLLPLVLVTSGVVFAYAAVELVGIAAGEAADPERIMPRAINSVVFRIAVFYIGSTILLALLLPYTAYRNHVSPFVTFFSKIGFSGGGSLMNLVVLTAALSSLNAGLYSTGRILRSMAINGSGPKFTAPMSKNGVPYGGILLTAGIGLFGILLNAIKPSQAFEIVLHIAATGVIVAWATIVACQLRLHWLANAGQLQRPSFRMPLAPYSGYLTLAFLAGVLVLMMFDKEHGPWMLGAMVVGIPALIGGWYAVRHRVLAIARHTVESTSPG